DNA from Ancylothrix sp. D3o:
CGGTGTCGGTAAGTCGGTAGTCAGCCGCCTGTTATGTGAATGGTTGGGGGACTATGCTGGTCTGGTGGATGCTGACCCAAAACAAGATGCTGGTTGCTACTTCGATAATCGCTTATTCTGCTCCTCTCCCGCCCCTTTGCCAGAAGGGGCATACTGGGGGGATGATATTCTACAGTTTGCCATAGATGGAGGGTTGGCAGTAGTTAATCTCCCTCCCCATTGTTGGGATGAAATACAAGCGTGGTGGCAAGCAGTTGAGTTATTTGATTTAGCGTCTCGGGAGGGGATTGGTTTGTGGTTGTGGTGGGTGGCCGGTGCTAATGCTGAAAGTATGGAATTATTCATGCAATCAGTAGAAACTTACGGGTCAATGATGCCTCATATTTTGGTAAAAAACCGACATTTATTTAATTGTTGGGATGTTGGAGAATTATCAAAATGGCAGGAATTCTGGTCGGAAGTGGAAAGCCGGCCCACCTTTAAAGCTTCTCAGATGCGCGGGGAATTATATAGTTTGGAGTTCCCTAAATTATTCTGGGTAGAAATGCAACGGTTATCGCAGGACAAAATAAAATTTACAACAGCCATCACTTTAAAAGAACCTCCGGGTTCCCCTAGAGCCGACTGTTATAAATTTTTCCTAATGAGCCGGTCACGCTATTGGCGATTTGTGAATAAAGCATTCACAGCAATTTCTACCATTTTAGGTGAACGTCCCTTATTAGAGGATGTTGAACCCACCGAAGAATATGAGGATGAACAACAGTTTTTAGTAGGTGATATTCCATTTTGAGGAGCTTGCTTTTGATGGCAAAGCCTTGTGGTGGAAAACCCAGACTACATTTCCACCACCGGCGTCTGAGATGAACAAAAATCCCCGAAATTTCTTCCCACCACCGGCATCTGGGATGCAAAAAAAACAGCGAGCATTCCCACCACCGGCATCAGGGATGGAAAAAAAACCCCAGAATAGGTGAGTCGGCGTCTGAGATGAACAAAAATCCCCGCAGATGGAGGTTTTCACCACCGGCATCAGGGATGGAAAAAAAAACAGCGAGCATTCCCACCACCGGCCCCCATCCCCGGTGTCTGGGATGAAAAAAAAAGCCCCGGTGGGGGGGACTGACACACGGGGTAGTCCGTGTGTCGGATGTGCAGGCTAACCTTTCTTGGGTTTGCGCTGGCCTTTCTTCCCTTTTGGGGCGGATTTGGGTGGAGTAGCCACAGGTGCTTCTTCGGATGCCGGTGCATCCAGTTGGTCTGGAGTTAGTTCGGGTGCCGGTGCAACCAATTGTTCCTCTGTCGGTTGGGATGCCGGTGCAGCCACTTCTTCTGGGGTTCGTTGGGCTGTCCACCAAGCAGCAATGCGTTCTCGACGAGAAGCGCGCGCTTCGAGTTTAGCTTGCTTATTGGCAATGTAGGCTTGGAATATTTCATCCAAGTTCTTAAAGCCACGCATGAACAACCATTTCACTAATTGTGCGCCGGTTGCGGTACCCAACAGGACAAAGCTGCCTTCATCAAGCCAAAGCTTTTGGGCATCGGCATTAGCTTTAAGGCCGTACCATTGGTTATTCGTTTGGAGTTGTTGCTCCTGGCCAATAATTTGAATGGCAACTTCTTTGAGAGCGAACTGTTGGTTACTGGTGAAAGTTAACATGATGTTATCTCCAAATTGTTCATCAGTTTTTGGCGTCAGCCACTTTCGAGGGATGGCTAAACAACCCATAGTGTTAGCAATTGCTTTTCCTCTATGGATTCATTTATTGATGGCGTTAGCCACAAAAAGCTTTTAGGGATAGTTGTGGGGAATAAAATACGAAGGACACAGGGATAAATAGCAGGTGGTGCCGGTGTATATCTCGGCCTTTTCAAAAGGACTTAATGTTTTTGTAGAAAAATGGAGGTAAAGAAATTATGGTGGTTAATAATGGCAGAGTAGAAAATCAAGAATCTGATTTTGCTGAGGAATTACCTGGTGGTACCAGGCCAAACTCGTTTTATGTAGAGGGAGTGACGAGGGAAGATTTATTAAAGTGGTTTTCACCAGAAACAATACCCGCTAGTGTTGAGGAATTCAAACAGCAGATACTAGAAACCGCAAAAAGTGTAGGGATGGATGAGGATGATCCTGCTTTTGGGCAAGCTTTAGCTCAAATGCGGTTGGATTTATTAATTCGGTTAATGCCGTTAATTTTTGATAAAGTGTTTTTCAACTGGCTAGAAGCTGTACGAGAAGTAAAAGAAGAGCAGAAAGAATGGTTAGATGAAGTGAAAGAGGAGATTATGGCATACCAAGAGGCCGGTGTGATGGGGATGCGGTCGGCAATTGCTAGAGCAGTTGAAGAATTAGTGAAGGATACTGAAAGACAGAAATCTCGACAGTTTTTTTCATCTTTAATACCGGCTATGGGAGTATTATTGGCTACCTTGGGGTTAGGCGTGGGGTTGGGGTGGGGCGTTGCGAGAAGCTTTCAAAACCCTCCCCAAAGTTCACCGACATCAATGGTGCAATAACTGCTTTGCCATAAAGTATTTACTCAAACATTAACCCATAGAATATTCGGTAAACTGCCGCATAAAGGGGGAATGGAAACCTATTACAATATCTTGTTTCTCAACCCCCATTGACATTAGCTCATGGGCAATATCCACTTC
Protein-coding regions in this window:
- a CDS encoding DUF6753 family protein, which translates into the protein MVVNNGRVENQESDFAEELPGGTRPNSFYVEGVTREDLLKWFSPETIPASVEEFKQQILETAKSVGMDEDDPAFGQALAQMRLDLLIRLMPLIFDKVFFNWLEAVREVKEEQKEWLDEVKEEIMAYQEAGVMGMRSAIARAVEELVKDTERQKSRQFFSSLIPAMGVLLATLGLGVGLGWGVARSFQNPPQSSPTSMVQ